Proteins found in one Salvelinus fontinalis isolate EN_2023a unplaced genomic scaffold, ASM2944872v1 scaffold_2094, whole genome shotgun sequence genomic segment:
- the LOC129850502 gene encoding low affinity immunoglobulin gamma Fc region receptor II-b-like — RISLCLFLSVLSPLPVSLTVRPDRSQFFEYESLIVSCEVQGNSAGWTLKRYTSTGKLSACGTDWGKHQGSSCIVSLILSDSGVYWCESGSGQHSNAVNITVHAGAVILESPVLPVTEGDSVTLHCRYQGTSSNLTADFYKDGSLIGTETTGEMTIPAVSKSDEGLYKCSTSEGESPESLMTLTAPTPDPTTVLSMSLPRLLGSLLVVSPYLLVTVVLLVKCNRRRAQGERFEEE; from the exons ttctctcagttctctctcctcttccagtcTCTCTGACCGTCCGTCCCGACAGATCTCAGTTCTTTGAATATGAGTCTTTAATTGTGAGCTGTGAGGTTCAGGGGAACTCTGCTGGATGGACACTGAAGAGATACACATCGACTGGGAAGCTTTCAGCTTGTGGAACGGACTGGGGAAAACATCAAGGGTCTTCTTGCATCGTGTCACTAATCCTATCAGACAGCGGAGTGTACTGGTGTGAGTCTGGGTCTGGACAACACAGCAATGCTGTCAACATCACAGTACACG ctggtgctgtgatcctggagagcccTGTCCTTCCTGTGACTGAGGGAGATTCTGTGACTCTGCACTGCCGATATCAGGGAACTTCCTCTAACCTCACAGCTGATTTCTACAAAGATGGATCCCTCATCGGGACTGAGACTACAGGAGAGATGACCATCCCTGCAGTATCCAAGTCAGATGAAGGACTCTACAAGTGTTCCACCTCTGAAGGAGAATCACCAGAGAGCCTGATGACTCTGACAG CTCCAACCCCAGACCCCACtacagtgttgtccatgtctctgcCCAGGCTGCTGGGTAGTCTACTGGTGGTGTCTCCCTACCTGCTGGTGACCGTCGTACTGCTGGTGAAATGCAACAGACGTCGGGCTCAAG